The window TCATTTGTAGTATGTAGTTTGAATATAATAAGTGAAGTGGATGTTGTCTGTAATGGGTAGAAATGCCTGTGACTTTGTTCCATGTTGTTGTTTGCTTTGACAGTTTGTGCTTTCACCAAACCAAACGCAATCCAACCAATCCCTGTGATGGTTACTGAGCTGGGAGGCACTGTGACTCTCACTTGCCTTTGTCCTAATGTGTCGGTGACCAGATTTAATTGGTTCAAGCAGAGTTTTGGACAGGAACCCCTCCTCATGGCATCATCTCTTTATGTTGGCCAAGATCATTATTATTCCAAAAACTTTATCAAGGACTTTACTGAGACCGAACGTTtgggtgtgaggagaggagactacagcTGTAACTTGACCATATCCAAGACAGAGCCAGGGGACTCAGCTACATACTTTTGTTCCACTACAGCCATCTATGAGCAAACATTTGGAGAGGGAACTGTTTTAATTGTCAAAAGTAATTAAACATTTGCATCTTCAATTTCAAAATGTATGGCACTGTACATTGGTATGTTTCTGCAACTACTTCATCAAATGCTAGTGATGAATACATGGCTTTTCGTGTTTTCACCCACTTAGTCTTACATTAGTTACTCACCTTCTTCAGATTCAGAGTCCAACAGCATGTCTGTGCTCCAGCAGCCTGTGTCTGAGTCAGTCCATCCAGGAGACTCTGTGACTCTGAACTGTACAATTCACACTGAGACCTGTGCAGGAGAACACAGTGTCTATTGGTTCAGACATGGCTCAGGAGAATCCCGTCCAGGAATAATTTACACCCATGGAGACAGGAGTGATCAGTGTGAGAAGAGCTCTGAGGCTGGGTCTCCTCCACAGAGCTGTGTCTACAACCTCCCCAAGAGGAACCTCAGCTTCTCTGATGCTGGGACTTACTACTGTGCTGTGGCCTCATGTGGGGAGATACTCTTCGGGAACGGGACCAAGCTGGACATTGAGGGTATATGATTCGGCTTCTATTTCATTTTATATCTACTGTATAGTCTACTATGTAGAACATACATTTACTTGCTATTCTGGTTTCTTCTATTACTGTTTGAATTTCAACAGACCATAGAGCAGATCCTCTTCTCTTGGTGTCCTGCCTGGGTGTAGTATTGTGTGTCACGTTCACCTTGATCATTGTCCTGGTTTGCATCATGTACAAGATGAACAACACAACATGTGTGCAGTGCAGAGGTAAGTTACTATCCCTTGATATTCGTTGATGTCACCATTTGTTGTTGTTTCAGTAGTGGAAGAAGTAGAAGTATCCTAATATTTTTTGTCATTCATTTTAGGACTCGTCTCTCAGACCAGAGGTCCTGCAGTTACCAGATCAGATCTAGGGGTAAGCAGAAATACTTTTATATTGTCTGAAGTCTATTGCGAAGCCTGTCTTTAACCAACTTCACTATTTTGGGTTTTAAAAAAACTACATTTAAAATAATTGATTGTCAACAATGCTATTTTGTGCTTCACAGGACCAAGATGGAGACAGTCTCCATTACGTAGCTCTGAATCTGAGCAACAAGAAGAACAGGTCTAGAAGACAGAGAGGTCACATGGAGACAGTGGTGTATGCTGGGATCAGACAGTAGAACTGGATGAATGAACCAATGATCCTTTTATACTAGATAACACTTTATTAACTAGTTCTAGCTTCATTAACTATCTTTGAATGCATAAGCAGTCAAATGTGATGAAAACAGTGGTCATAGCTTGTTTGTTATACAATGTTGAAATAATTGATTGCATTGCTTCTCTGACAATCCTATTTTTACATttgaataatattaataataataatttggggGATGCTTATATTTGTCTTGGTACACATCTGTGTAATGAAAATGTTTCATGTTGTTGTTGCTaacccaactccccctgagacacccgcaGATAGTGGGTTCACAGCCAGGGTCACCATTGTACAGCACCattggagcaattagggttaagtgccttgctcaagggcctGTTTTGTGCCTATTTTAGCAACAGTAAACCTGTTTTGTGCCTATTTTAGCAACAGTAACCCAGTTTTTTGTGTAAAGAAAAATAAAGTGTTTCCAACTATTTGAATTTGAATAAATTGAACCCACTGCATACTATGATGATGTGGCACGTTGTACAGACAGATGCTATTAACTGTCTCAGACATTATGGTCTGTTTACAAAGCCTTGTGGTGAAGGTGGAAGTGTTGCAGTAACTTTCCACTGATGGAAACTAACCTCTTATAGACATTTAACACAGGAAGACTGACCTGCACCCACACTACTCTCCACTTTGTCCCTTAGGGCCCCTTACTGTTCACACTACTTAGTGGGTGTGAAACAGACTCTTAGTGCAGCAAAAGCCTCTCAACACAAATGTGTAGGACAAAGTTGACTTAATGATGTGATGTCTAGCAGTACCACATGTTATGGGAAATGATTTAGGCCTCTTGCAATAGATCTACTCATCGTGAAAGTTGCACAACAGCCAGCACCACAGAACGAGGACAGGCCATAGTCAGCCGtcattattattctttttttaaagACATAACATAATAAACCAATTTTACACTCCGTatatctctattctctgtctaCAGAACATCTGTACGACCACATATACACATTTACAATATTATTAAAGGAATAGCAGTTTAGCTGAATATGTGTCAGGCTCCATCACACCATTAGAAATGGAGGAACACCAACACACATCTATTTCTTATCACAGATGAAGTGcctttttattcaacctttatttaattacGTTTAGTCTCGTTGaaattttaaaaaaatacaaataaaattcaAGAGAGACCTTGTGCCGCAAGAATCTCTTTGACTCTACATACCTcatagatatacagttgaagtcagaagtttacatacacttaggttggagtcattaaaactcgtttttcaaccacgccacaaatttcttgttaacaaaccatagttttggcaagtcggttaggacatctactttgtccatgacacaagtaaattttccaacaattgtttatagacagattattcattttcaaacacctgaagatACCATGTTaatctctacaaacaatagtacgcaagtataaacaccatgggaacacgcagccgtcataccgctcaggaaagagacgcgttctgtctcctagagacgaacatactttggtgcgaaaagtgcaaatcaacccaAGAACAttagtaaaggaccttgtgaagatgctggaggaaacaggtacaaaagtatctatatccacagtaaaacgagtcgtaTATTGAAATAACcagaaaggctgctcagcaaggaataaGTCTCTGCTCCAAAACtgtcataaaaaaagccagactacggtttgcaactgcacacgggtgatcctaactgacctaagacatttttaccaggattaaatgtcaggaattgtgaataactgagtttaaatgtatttggcttaggtgtatgtaaacttccgacttcaactgtacacattgccgctcttgctgctggttagtgtctgatccacctctacgcagacgccaccattctgtatacttctggcccttctttgaacactgtgttaactaccctccagacgagcttcaataccatacaactccccttccgtggcctccaactgctattaaatacaagtaaaactaaatgcatgctcttcaaccgattgctgcctacACCTGCCCAGCATCACTACTcgggacggttctgacttagaatatgtggacaactacaaatactgtacctaggtgtctggttagtagactgtaaactctccttccagtctcacatcaaacatttccaatctaaagttaaatctagaattggcttcctatttcgcaacaaaatatccttcactcatgctgccaaacataccctcataaaactgaccatcctaccgatccttgacttcggcgatgtcatttacaaaatagcctccaacacactactcaacaaattggatgcagtctatcacagtgccatccgttcgCCACCGTGGCctttttattgcctttaccttccttatctcacctcatttgctcacatcgtatatagacttgtttttgtactgtattatttactgtatgtttgtttattccatgtgtaactctgtgttgttgtatgtgtcaaactactttgctttatcttggccaggttgcagttgtaaattagaaatatactgtatatatatatatatacgtatatgaTTTACAGTAAATGCTCTCTTTGTAAGAAGTGCAGTGTCTGTTCACACACCTACCAGGAAGGGTGTTATTTGATGAATCTCCCACCAATCAGAGAGAATAGGTgactttctgtctttctctgtaactGTCAGGCAAGAAGCCTACTGATCACAGTACTGCACCAGTCCATTTGGTTCAGGGCAGGCGAGAGTAACCACGAAGGATGGACTGCAAGATGAACCCATTATTATCTGTCTGGTGATTCTGCATCTCACTTGTAAGTACTGTATGTGCATATCTACAGTAGACTGCCTAGTCCATTTCTCATGTGTTTCAGTAGCTATTTATGCTAAAGATCACTGACATTGTCTTCTACCTTGGCTCAATTTACTGACATGGCTTCACTGTAACTCTTATGCAAACTGTGAATTTATACATTTTTCTTCTACATCAATTAGCCAAACTTGAGCCCTTTACCTCTGAATGATTTACACCATGTGCAAATACAGGGGCGAACTGGGACCAAAAATtgtagtattttagtattttgatactttgtagatagggcctcctgagtggcacagcagtctgaAACACTGCATTGCAGTACAAActgcgttgctacagatgctggttcgatACCCatgccggccgcgactgggagacccatgaggcgacgcacaattggcccagcgttgtccgggttaggggagggtttggccagccgggATGTCCTTATCTCATTGCGCtatagtgactcctgtggcgggccaggcacatgcacgctgacatggtcaccaggtgtacagtgtttcctttgACACATTAGTGCGGCTGGATTCCGGGTTAAGTGTGCATTGTGTCATGAAGCAGTGCGGGTTGGCGGAGTTGTTTTTCTGATGTTGCACGGTTCTCGACCTTAGCCTCTCCCAAggccatacgggagttgcagcgatggaacAAGACAATCACGAAAAGGGTGTAATAAATACAATTATATAAAAAATTGTGGATGGGTATCATTTGtatatacaaaatgtataatagtaATATTTAAAATGAGTAAATCGGGTGATTTTAAAATTGCATAGGGACGCTTCTGGGGGGATTCTGATTAGATGCCAGCATAGTCGCCTGAATTCATTTAGACGGAAACGGCCGATGTACTTGGGCCGATTCTTGGcagtcattcattttgattcCGGGCCGAGTCCGACACCAGATTCCAGGCGGATTCAATTCGTTCCGGTCCCCCGGAAGAGGGCCGCTTGAGGGCagattcctcattgctagctgggtAGTGGATAGTTTGTTTGAACTGGTATAATCCATCTGTAGGGTACAATACAAACAAAGCCTTAAGAGCACTAACCCTGATAAGGTGAAGTCTTATGGTCACCTATTATCCCCACTAAACCCAAACACCTACTGTATATGAACCCAAACACTTATCTCCATTTTAATTCAACATACCTATGCTAAACTTTTGTTTTTACACTCCACATAAAATGTCTCTGTCAATTCTGCTCTCTGTAAATAGACATTGTGGTCCAATACCAACTACCACGCCCACTACCAATGAAATCACCTTTGATCTCAGAGTGAATAGTGCTCTCTGATTCACAACCAGACAGAGCAGAATAGATCTACACACAGAATGGCCAAAACCTTCTTAccagctctactgctctatggaTTGAGTAAGTAAGCTACTGTTAAATCTaacatactgtagagacagagtaagATTGAGTGCATCCATCAAGGAAAACCGGAATGTTCAGTGCAGCACTTTTTCCTGATTTCTAACGTGATttcaatatataataatataatatagtaattcACTTTGTTCTCTGTGTTTCAGGTTTGGTCTCTGTGTTGGTTTCTCAGTGTCAGACTATGGAGGTACGTACTGGGGATACCATCACCTTGCAGTGCTCCAATGTTACAACGGCTGTGGGACACACCGCATGGTTCAAGCAAGTCAACGGATCAGAGCCTGTGTGCATCTCGTCTATGTACGGCTTTAACTCAACACCTTATCTCCACAATAGTTTTCAAAGGAGCCATTTTGAAATGTTCAGCAACACCACCACTGTCTTTCTCACAATTACAAAAGTGGAAATAGGTGACTGTGGTCTGTATTTCTGTGGATTGTATCCATATAGCCACATGTTCTTTGTCAACGCAACATATCTAAAAATTCAAGGTACGTTTTCAATTATTTATCTGCCGTTTGATATATTTGAAAATGAATAACAACCTAATCAGGAATTGTCATAAAACAAAGGCAAAACTTTGGACATATTTTTTAGTATAAAAATTGAgaaaaaatgtattatttatttggaCTAATCTCGATGTTATAGGGCACAACGGAGGTGGGAAAATACTAGAGTCATCGACAAAAAGTgagtttctctttctttctcatgtacagcaccttcagaaactattcataccccttgacttattccacattttgttgtgttacagcctgaattcaaaatggatttttaaaaaataatctcacctatctacacacaataccctgtaatgacaaagaTAAAATGCCTATCAACCGAATCAGGAGTTATCATGAAACAAAGGCAAACCATTGATGGACATATTTTTCATCATTATATTTTTTGCAAAAAATACATATTCTTTCTTACTAATTACtaattctctgtctttctcatgttcagtgccttcagaaagtattcacacccctagacttattccacattttgttgtgttacagcctgaattcaaaactgATTAAATAGATTGACACaaaatacccataatgacaaagtgaaaacatgtttttagacatgttagcaaatgtatttaaaattaaTTGcagaaatatatttatttaactaggcaagtcaattaagaacacattcttattttcaatgacagcctaggaacagtgggttaactgccttgctctgaggcagaacaacagatatttaccttgtcagcgaGGGGATTAGATCTTGCAACATTTCGGCAACTAGTCCAATggtctaaccactagcctaccttgtAAATTatcatttacattagtattcacacccctgagtcaatacatgttagaatcaactttggcagtgattacagctgtgagtctttctgggtcagtctctaagagctttggaaTGTACAATTTGGAATGTACAATCTGGAATGTACAATCTGGAATGTACAATATTTgaccattattattttttaattcttCAAACTCTGTTAATCGGCTAGAAAATCTATGAAAAGACTTGAagatgtctgtctagcaatgacaAACATATTGCTAGACAATCATTTTCAAGTCATGTAATAGATTTTTAAGCCACTTTAAGtcagaactgtaactcagccactcagggacattcaatgtcgtcttggtaagcaactccagtgtatatttggccttgtgttttaagttattatcatgctgaaaggtgaatttgtctcccagtgtctgttggaaagtagactgaaccaggttttcctcaaggatttttcctgtgcttagcttTATTATGTATATTTTTATCTTTAAAAAAACTTTGTCCTTTTCGATGACaagacatgatgcagccaccaccatgcttgaaaatatgaagagtgatactcagtgatgtgttgtgttggatttgccccaaacataatactTTCTACTCAGGACATGAAGATAATTTCTTCTACACATTTttagcagttttactttagtgccttattgcaaacaataatatattttttattttgttcagactttctttccctctgtcatttaggttaatattgtggagtaactacaatgttgttgatccatcttcagttttctcctatcacagccattaaactctgtaactcattgtgaaatccctgagtggtttccttcctcaccggcaactgagttaggaaggacgactgtatctttgtagtgactgggtgtattgatacaccatccaaagtataattaataactttaccatgctcaagTGGATTTTCAATGTcttctttttttacccatctatcaaTAGGTACCCTTctctgtgaggcattggaaaacctccctggtatttgtggttaaatctgtgtttgaaattcacttctcTGCTGAGGGACCTTGCAGATAACTGTATGTGtagggtagagagatgaggtagtcattcagaacTCATGTTAATAAACACtaatattgcacacagagtgagtccatgcaacttattttgTGACTTGTTATTAATCACATTtatctgaacttatttaggcttgctctaacaaagtggttgaatacttattgacccaagacatttcagcttttaattttttattaatttgtaaacatttctaaaacatattttcactctgactttctgaaggcactgccgAAGCAAAACCAAAACACTGTGATGGAACTATCAGTTTAGTAGGAGAGGATGATGATGGAACGACGTACCTCCCTTCCCTGGTTGTGATCCTGGGTGTTGTGACTGCTGTTCTACTGATAGTCATCCTCATCCTGGTCCTCAAGATCAGAcgagacacaaaaacacacaacacaggTACGATTGAGGACCATAAACATTTTCTAAAAGGTGTATATCTCAGATGATATCAATTGAAAGCaaaccacacatacacatgcttagGGTATTTCCCTCTGACCACATTTCTTTACAGTAACACACAACATAAAATGTATGTTTGAATGACTGTTTGTGTACTGACCCAAATGACTCTTTCCTTACTCAGGTATCGAGGCTCAACTGCAGCCACAAAATAGCCAGGTAATAGAAACTGTCATATTTCGTAAATGACATCCAGATAACTGTACTTGATTAGAATTGTTTGACACCTCTAACCTTATTATATGTTTTCTACGGGATCAGGATCAGGACCCAGAGTCTCTGAACTACTCAGGACTGAGTTTCCGTCAGAAGAAGAGAGCTGAAGGTCAAATGATGGAGATGGAGACAAATGTTGTTTATGCTGCCACAAGATAATTGTCAAATGTTTTAATGTTGATATCAGTGTACTGTAGCACTGATAAAGAACTGATGTAATACATTGAATAGTAGTAGTCaaaaatccccttgtgacagccATCGTGATTGAGTGCTGAGGTAGAGGAGGGGCCAGTGAGGAACGCATCACTTCCTGTGTTGTGAGTGACAGGAAGGAGCAGCTCAGTGTTGAGTGAGACCTGCTGAGGTGAACATCACTGGGCCTATCATAGTCTTGACAGAAAGATAGtgtaatattattataatattctTTTTACTGATAACCAATATTTTACTACTTTTTGATATTAAAGATGGGCCCTGGGCGTGTATCTCTAATTCTGTGTAATAAGATTTAGGATGCAAACAGCAACAAAATGAGGGGCACTAGTTGAATGTGTATGATAATGGTAACACTGATATGCCTTGTTATTTTCCACTGAGATaaagtcttctctctctctctctctctctctctctctctctctctgatgaagaCGAGCAACATGCACCACAGGAAGACTGGcctggagctctctctctctctctcgctctctctctctctctctctctctctctctctctctcctctctctctctctctctctctctctctctctctctctctctctcaccacacaatCTCTTATCAGCATTCAGGCCCCACATCAATTTCCATTCCTACCGCTAGACTGAAAATACCTGACCAAAACCAAACTACTCCAGGCTCTAGACTAGAGAGTTGTGCACAATGTGTGAAGTGTACAATGACAAACACTATTATACTTCAAAACATTATCTGCTGTTGTTATCGTAATTGTATGGTTGAATTTATTTGAATGCATGATGTACAATGATATGAGTGAACATCTGGGGTTTGGGACACCTGTACACCGCCACTGCCAAAGAATACAAATCTGCCGTTTAGTAAAATAACCATGCATTTAGTGGGCTATGTTCAAACAGTCCATAACATGTTCGTTTTTTTTCAACTTCTTGAACACTTTTGTGCACTTGTAGGCATACTTCAATCATAGTGCATACATGATGTGTTTGCATGCATAGGGAACGCATCCATAAACAATAGGCCTGCTGCACTAATGTTGTGTGCAGAGGCAGTTATCAATgctctcagcctggtctcatacactagacgtaacatagtaaatgtaaataagGGAAGTTctaattagtatgatatgttacgtttggtatggttacataagacagaaggttgcTTAAGGCAAAAAAAAGTAGGGTCGTTGGTCGGGAGGGATGATTATCCATTTAATGTGAACCTCTAGCAACccttttcctttctattgaatactctattgtccggttgaaatattatcgattatttagacaATTGACAACCTGAGGATGAATTataaacatcatttgacatgtttcaacGAACTTTACCagtactattaggatgtattcatCTGCATGTTTTGACCTCCTTATAGCCAGtagattactgaacaaaacgcgccaacaaaACAGAGTATTAGGgagtttatcgaacaaaacaaacatttattgtgtagctgggtctcttgtgactgcaaccagatgaagatcttcaaagttaagtgattaattttatcgctatttctgactttcgtgactcctctacttggttggaaaatgtttgtatgcttttgtaagcggggcgctgtcctcagctaatcgcatggtatgctttcgctgtaaagcctttttgaaatctgacaaagcgactggattaacaagaagttaatctttaagaCGAtgtataaaacatgtatttttatgaatgtttattatgactatttctgtattttgaatttggcgctctgcaatttcaccggatgttgtctaggtgggtcgcTAGTGGCACGCCTGAGCCAGAGACGATATCATGCGAAATGGATGATAgccatccacaaatgaatacataccatatgaaacgtaacatatcatactaattggagtgttccagatttacatttactatgttacgtctacccctgagtccaggttgaggCTCTCTGCAAACTCATCTGATGCATTCGCTGCAGACACAACATCCTCGACCTGTGGTCAGTGTCACCTTGCTGGTGTGAACAGGGATGGAAAAAAACACGTACATCTCATACAAAAGTCTCCGTGGTGAGAAGTTTCCACTGaacaacaaaacataaatgttttTTCTTTGGTACTTTTGATTTCACACCTCATCTGTTCTGTGCTATATTTGTTATGGTTTGTTACCAAGGCAGTTTGATGTGCATACAAATAATCATGTTGCTAATTGTGTTGCTAAGGTCTTGGACACGCCTTGTTGTGTTTTTGGTCAACACACATTCGATTTCAGTATTTCTGCTGGACAGAGAGATTCTGAGGAGGTTGATAATTAACAAACCCTCAGGTCCAACAGTTTCAGCCCATAGTTTTTATATTGTTACTTTTTAGGGAGGCAGGAGGGTGGGCCATGTACACATCAAGGCTTACTTTTCACTGACAAAACTGTTATCTTTCTACAGCATCAACCAAATAACAAGTGTGCTTCTGAAAtagcaccctatgggccctggtcaaaagaagtgcctCTGGTCAGAGGTACAGtatgtgcactatatagggaatatagggaACCTTCACCAAACCTTCTTTCTGAACCACACTCATACCACATGTTTATATGCAGACCACAAACTGTTTTTGTCACTACGCTCATCAGACAACGGAAAAAATACTTTATATAACATGCTATGCCGGACATCTATCATAATTTTTTCAATAACTTGAGAAAGTTTTGAGATGATATACAAATGATATCCATACAATCTCTTTCTGTGAATCCTATGGAAATATAGTAGGTCGAGGCCTACAGTATTATTGGTAATTTTCAGAGCATCAGAATGAGACaatatgtaaatgtaaaagcACTCTTCAGTTTATACATTCAAGAGTACCATATCACAGAAAAGTGCATGACTAGTGTGCTCTCTGAGAAGGCATTCATAAGCAGAATAATAATACTGATACCTTTGACTGTAAACATATGAGATCACCAATCATAATCATGCCATCTCATAAACTGAAATGAGAACAAGTGCTTATCCATATCATACATATTGTCACacctactccctctccctccagcgcTTGACGTTGCTGGTCTACTAACCACGGGCCCTGGCAACagttattacgcacacctgctccccatcattacgcacacctggtgaTCATTATCTCCTTGATTACTCCCCCTCGATCATTAGGTAGTATTTGTGTGTTTTGTACGTGATCACATCTACGTGCCCATGGGGGTAAGATATCGGATGTttacctgggcacacacatcctTCGCCGCTGGACACCCAGGTATCACCCGCACCGTCCAATCCCTCTCCGataagtactggtggcccacctagGACAGGACGCCGCCCACTATGTCAACTCGTGCTCTGTATGAGCACAATCCAAATCTCCCAGGCATGCTGTAGGGAAACTACTTCCCCTTCCCGTGCCTTGGTCACATCTGTCTATAGACTTCATGACTGATcttcccctttctgattgttttaCCTTTCCGGTTCACTGTGTTTGTTGACAGATTCTCTAAATCCTGCCGTTTTATCGCTATCTCTGGTCTACCTAACGCTCTCCAGGTCGCTGAGGTACTATTCCAGCAGGTCTTCTAGCACTCTGGTACCCAATTCATGTTGCATGTATGAAAGGCCTTTATGGCAAAGATGGGGGTCACGGTCAGCCTCATATCCGGGTACCGGCCGGCCTAAGTCCAACGGCAGGTGGAGAGGACCAACCAGGAGCTGGGGAGGTTTCTAAGGAGTTtcactccgcctgccctgccagaAGCTGAGCCCACAGTTTGTGG of the Oncorhynchus gorbuscha isolate QuinsamMale2020 ecotype Even-year linkage group LG25, OgorEven_v1.0, whole genome shotgun sequence genome contains:
- the LOC124013724 gene encoding uncharacterized protein LOC124013724, which produces MAKTFLPALLLYGLSLVSVLVSQCQTMEVRTGDTITLQCSNVTTAVGHTAWFKQVNGSEPVCISSMYGFNSTPYLHNSFQRSHFEMFSNTTTVFLTITKVEIGDCGLYFCGLYPYSHMFFVNATYLKIQGHNGGGKILESSTKSTAEAKPKHCDGTISLVGEDDDGTTYLPSLVVILGVVTAVLLIVILILVLKIRRDTKTHNTGIEAQLQPQNSQDQDPESLNYSGLSFRQKKRAEGQMMEMETNVVYAATR
- the LOC124013852 gene encoding uncharacterized protein LOC124013852 gives rise to the protein MFYINLVCAFTKPNAIQPIPVMVTELGGTVTLTCLCPNVSVTRFNWFKQSFGQEPLLMASSLYVGQDHYYSKNFIKDFTETERLGVRRGDYSCNLTISKTEPGDSATYFCSTTAIYEQTFGEGTVLIVKNSESNSMSVLQQPVSESVHPGDSVTLNCTIHTETCAGEHSVYWFRHGSGESRPGIIYTHGDRSDQCEKSSEAGSPPQSCVYNLPKRNLSFSDAGTYYCAVASCGEILFGNGTKLDIEDHRADPLLLVSCLGVVLCVTFTLIIVLVCIMYKMNNTTCVQCRGLVSQTRGPAVTRSDLGDQDGDSLHYVALNLSNKKNRSRRQRGHMETVVYAGIRQ